Genomic segment of Saccharomyces paradoxus chromosome I, complete sequence:
tatatgtactaatataaataccaccaaataatcacaactaaaatcacctaaacataaaaatatactatttatcaataagaagGTATAAACACACTATATATTAACATAACATATCACCCCATTCATATAATTGTAATGCAGTATGAATAGGTGCCATACGGACAGCACTACATAAGATTATCATCACTACTATTGTATTAATGATCCCATTCGAACATTCAGTTATGTAAACGCTTTTCGTAAGAATGTAAGTTATTAACACCACCTTCTAGTTGAGCAGAAGCCGTtctgaattcaaatctAACTTTACCGCTCTGgacattcttctttaatagAGTTAACGACCTACAGCCAATGTCTTGGCAAGAATGTTGTAATCCATTGTACAAGTAcggaataaatttcttaatgGATCCTTTGTCAACGACAGCGCCGGAGACACCCTGTGCAACCAAAACGCTGtcaaattctgaaaagtAACGAGACGTAGATGCATTCCCTTTAGTACCAGTCTTTTGCATGGCGTCAATGGAACCCATACCACGGTACGCCTTCAATCTTTTACCATCTTGATAGAAATACTCACCTGGTGATTCCGTAGTACCAGCCAACATACCACCCATCATAACAGTAGAAGATCCAAGAGCCAACGCCTTGGTAATGTGACCGATGTTTTGAACACCACCATCAGCCATACATGGAACACCGAACTGGTTAGCAAATTCACACACGTTGTAGACCGCTGTACCTTGTGGCCTACCACAAGCCATAACTTCTTGAGTGATACAAATAGAGCCAGTTCCCATACCGATTCTCAAACCATCCGCACCGGCAGCAATCAAATTGGCAGCTTGTTCCCTGGTCACAACGTTACCAGCGATGACTTCCAGACCTGCGAAACTCTCTTTGACCCACTTGAGCATgttcaattggaaaatagaGTTGCCTTGGGATGAATCCAATATGACGACATCCAAGCCGGCTTTGACCAATAATCTTagtctttctttatcagcGTCCATAGTACCAATGGAAGCACCACATAGCAATTGCTTGGTGTTGGCAGATTTGGACGCTAATGGGTAgttttgattcttcattaaatcaGTTCTGGAAAGCATAGAAACTAACTTACccttttcatcaacaatCAATAGCCtaccctttttgattttctttagaatCTCGTTGCCTTCCGATAACGTGATACCTTGTGCACCGGTAACAGGGTTCTTGGTCATGACATCCTGAACGAGTAAGGAGTCGTCCTCAACGAACTGTATATCACGAGAAGTGATGACTCCCACCAACTTTGCATTTCTCTTGCCATCTTCCGTGACAGGGAAGCCTGCAAATccatactttttcttcatgcTCTTAGCTTCACCAACGGTGGTTGTTGGAGAAATCACAATAGGGTTGTTAATAAACCCATTTTCATAGTTCTTGACCCTTCTGACCATGTCAGCTTGGTCCTCGGGCGTACAGTTATGGTGAATGAAACCGATACCACCCGACAGAGCCATAAAGATGGCCATTTCCGATTCTGTCACAGTGTCCATTGGAGAGGAAACCAATGGAATGTTTAAAGTGATATTCCTGGTCAGCTTAGTCTGTAGGCTAACTTCAGAGGACGCAAAATCGACTAAACCTGGtaagatcaaaaaatcgttaTAAGTCAACCCACCTCTGATCTTGGAGTCCATCAATTCCTGCACAGACAAACCATCCAGTCTTGGAAGGCTCTTGGCAAATTGCAGTGCGGTCTCGTAGTCTTTAATAGCGGCCATTGCTTTTACGTATTTGGGTTGTTATcaattgaaactgaaaatatttacttcttttagTTTGTTATAAacgaataaaaaaataataagaaaagtaaggcaagaaatagaatagaatacaggaaaaaaagttcccAGCATACTAGGTAAAATGTACAAGCCCACGAAACTGAGAAAAAGCCACCAAGGTTCTCCGGTTAAATGttcagcaaaaaatttccagtcgaatttttttctaaatgtTAAATGGGAAAAGACTCCACtatttatactttttttttgttttttttttttattttttttttccgctttcttcgaggaaaagaaatgcgcGGCGTGCCTGCGCGGCGGTTAGGAAAAATGCTGACGTAATGAATAACAACCTAgcttatatgtcataatgtAGTAAGTTTATTGGACCTTTTCTATACgttatgtaaatgtaagATATGTGTGATTACTATCTTGTAAATAGAAGCTAGAGCTTCTTAAATATTACCATATTAGCGGTTTGCTACTAATAGtctatttaataatattagaAGTAAATGATAATTGATGTTTTCTTAAATATGCTCTTCTCGTGTAATACGTTAACAAAACATTATGGAAACGTTATTGAAACGCTACTCGTACTGTGTATATGCGTTAGCATATTtaacaaataatatcaGACCTTCTTGAAAATTACGCAAAAGCaagataagaaaatattactGTTTTCCGTTGAATCTCTGATGTACTTCCGGATTTCAACCTGGCACCAAATGCTTACTTGAATAATGCATTATTAATAAATTACTGATATGTAACAGGGATACCGCATGTAGCTTACTCTTCAGCTAATGTCTTTAAAAACTCGGCCACTTTAATCGTCTACTAACCATTGTATCTTCCTTTTAACATTATTTGACGTTTTCTCTATATTTCGGTAAGTATTCATACGATGCCCTCATCTCATGCTCAAGTAAAAACACAGTGATACTTAACAAATCCcattagaaaatatttagGAGCTTTTGTCTGCAGTATATGCAATGTGAAAGATCATGCAGGCGGTCCCGTGCTACATCATGTGTTATTCTTTATGAGATCCCTTTTTGGAACACTGCGCTACTCGTCTCTAGGCCAAATCTCAAAATTCGACTGGGCCTATGCGCGGGCGTTCCAATACTTTTTCCGTTCCTATATTTTTACTCCTGTAACTTGAGCCCTGAACTATAAAGGTATATATGGCAGTTGCAAGTAGTGAGCATTAGCATTCATCTATTATGCAATATGGAGAAGTACGGTAAAAAGTCTAAGccttatttttgatatgaGCTCAACACCACTGATGACCGATTCTAAAACAAGACCTCAACGGTCTAAAGAACTCACCCCCGCTGAAAACATTGTCCTTCCAAGAGATAAAACTTCCAGATACGtctgtttcttcaaacagCATATTAGAATCTTcgctttccttttatttcACATTACCATAGTGGTCATTTTAGCCCATGCAATATTCCATATTGAAAATCCTTTATTGCTTGTACTTGCTTGTTTTATCATGGTACTAGGATTCTTCCTTTTATTCGCCTATGTGCCTTTATTTATAGTGATTAGTGGGCCAAAATACCTCTTGGATGGTCTTAGTAAGGGTTGCAAAATGAAACTATTAGTGGAAGTTATAAATCATAAACCTAATATCAGCATAGACACATGGAATCTTATTTGCATACAATATGAACCAGTATGCATACGAACACGGTATATGTCCAGATAAGACTCTTTTTTACGATGGCAACTCTTGTTATCAAGTTTTTACAGAATTAGCGGTCGTCCCCTGCGGCAGCAAAAGCAACAACGAAAGTAATGTCAATAACGatcagaaaaagaaaagttgtGCGAATACTTCAAATGCTTCAAATGCTAACAAAAGTTACTCTAATAGGAACTTCGAATTGCAATCTTACATCGCAAAGGCGCTGGCCGTTTATAGAGAATCGGTTGACAAGTACTGGGCAGATAAGTACCCAGAGGTTGCGATTTGAGTATAGAATTACTTCTAGGTCCCGTGTTAGGTTTTTTGTAATTGCGTCTACTATAAGAAAAACACTTTGACATTTACAAAGCCAATTGAGTATACGGATCTCTAGTGCGCCATTTTTTTGACTTATAGGTTCTCATTATCACTTGCCCAGCTATGACCTGACATTAAGCCTTCGTTTTTGCCCTCAGGTATTCATAGGAGGAGTTCTTTCATATCTGAGCGTATGTGACAACAGTTGGATTCATAAACAAAACTATTTAAGCTTTCGGTGAAAAATAACATATATGATACTTTAAACTTTACAATTGACTTGTACTGCCTCAATAGAACCATGTAAAGACTACAAACTTtatatgatattttttagttATTTATTAATCGTGATATTTAAATTTGTATAATGCTACTTAATTATTGTTGTAACATATATAATACCACCATCACGATTTAACTTTCTTGCTTATTGTAGGCAATGTCCTCCTTTCTGTCCGGCTTCTTCTAAATGTGCATTGAGTTGTTTTCATTACTTAGGGGGGGTTGCCATACAACtgcttttcctttcttatTTAATATGGTATTCTGTGGTATTAACAAGTGGAAATTCTTGTTACAATTAGAAGAGAGAAGTTTTCGGAAGATATTATTCACTGGAAGGACGATGCTGGTGTTAAACGACGTTTCAGCACTTCTGTATCTTCGCAAGCATCTGTGTGCACTAATTTCTTAGATTTTGAACTATTGCTGTATATTAAGGAAGTGCTGCAAGATTGCGATAAAGAACAATTGTCACAGATATTGATATGTAGGATCAAGTCGACTtgttattttgaaaaaccaGACTACATTTTTAATAACGCTAATTTAAATGGTAATAAACAATGCAATATTTAACGAACGTACTTGGATTAGTTGGTCTTTATCGAGTTACCTACAGTTGATGGTGGTTATAATAAGGCgcagaaataaaagaaacattttcTGGATATCTCTTGCGTTTACTATGCATATACCATAGAAGCGTCTTTTTATGTTAACCATGGTACAGTGAAGGAGTTCCGCAAGCGCATCGTAATTTTAACTATGAGTGATGTTCAGAAGAAGCCATattttgtcttcttttgaGGCCGTCACCAGTGCATTGGAGGATAATCGCAGCATCAACTGGATTGTGGCCGGGTTTCATTGCAATTTGTAGCACAAAtttttatccttttctttttgcgAGGGCAGGATGATAATgttctttccaaatttaGCAGTTAGTATATCCAGCTATACCTGAATATATTAGGTACTCAATTTTCGTTGTGTTCAGGGTAAATTCCATTGATTTGATCAATTTTTGGGGCCATGTTATCATATAGGTAATAATTTATAGACGGTCATCAAAGGTGCAAGAGTAGCGGTAGGGTATTACTGTAGAATTCATTTGGGAGCATTGTGGCACATTTGCCGTTATATCACATATCCTAAAATATAATTGTAAAACCCACATGGTTGCTGTAGTTGTTATACTCTCATTAGACTATGGTGAAATGCCGATCATCTAAACTTCTGGTCCcccatttttcttcctgttcatttaatatcttcattttaCCATTAACTGTTGcctcttttcttgtatatCAGAATGGTTCACTACTTAAGTTACTTTGGTCCAACAATTAATTAGATCGGCCTATAGGAATACCTTAATACCCGCTCCATACCAAATAATACTGCATTATTCTACGGATTTTTACGTGCTAGGTCTTCAACACTACTTGTCGACACTATTCCGATCTACATTTACATGCAAATACCATCCTAACAcagcaataataatatttacGCAACAAAGAACGAGGGTTCTCTTACTATGACTTGTTGCTCGCATTTCCCCTGATCCACAATCTTAATCTTAAAAGTGACACATGTGCAGCCACTCCGAGCCGAGGccgtaaaaaaaaatgccatGTTCCATGGGAAAGGTAAAGAAGTACGAAGCCATATGTTTCGGACCCTagtattcttcattaaacaTAATATACGTTACCTTCATACTGTTaaccattttttgaatggtTGGCCCAAAAGGGggtgtttcttttctggtTTATTGTGCTCAATCAAATGGTTCATGAATATTGTCATTGATCAAATAGgtttataatattaatatacatttatataatcaactgtatttatatcatcaaaaaaaagttgttttttttatttttcattacctTTCACTGTCTATGGATTTTCATTCGTAAAGGCACTCGTCCCTAGTTTGCGATAGTGTAGATACCATCTTTGGATAGAGCCTTGGAGATAGCTGGCTTTAATCTGGTGGAGTACCATGGGACACCGGTGATCATTCTGGTGACTTGGTCTGGGGAAATACCAGTCAACATGGTGGTGAAGTCACCGTAGTTGAAAACGGCTTCAGCAACTTCAACTGGGTAGGTTTCAGTTGGGTGGGCGGCTTGGAACATGTAGTATTGGGCCAAGTGAGCTCTGATATCAGAGACGTAGACACCCAATTCAACCAAGTTGACTCTTTCGTCAGATTGAGCTAGAGTGGTGGTTGCGGAGGCACCAGCAGCGATGGCGGCGACACCAGCAGCGATTGAAGTTAATTTGACcattatatttgttttgttttttagTGCTGATATAAGCTTAAcaggaaagaaaggaatAGAGGTATATTCTCAAAAGCATATGGATGAAGTAGCTCTATTTATACCCATTCCTTCATCGATCATCACTACTTAAACGATTCGTTAACAGATGCTCATTCATCACCTCACACCCTTCATATTTTGTGTTTCGcaccatcttcatcatgGCTATGGAGATGCGCCTGTTCCTGAACGAGGCATGCATATATCATGAATTTCTTATGCGAAGGTATTGTTCTATGGTGCCTATGTGTATTCGTATGTGGGGAAAGTGAGAATGCCAATTGTAGGGGTGCCGAGATGTGCCTTGAAAAAACCCTTTTCGCGTGCCTGTAAAGCTTCCATTTTggtcaagaaaagaatatccGGATTTGAGATTTGGACCCTCGTTCAGAAGCTTATATTGTCTAAGCCTTTGTTCATTTCAGTATGCTCTAAACGCTTTCCACGGAAAATAATACTGTATTGTTTCTTTCCTCAAGCagaaatatgaaaaaagtagTTATGTGCTGGAAGTCATGCGCACCCGTAGGAGCTTACGACCCCGTATACTACCGCCAAGGTTATTGGAATTAGACGCGTGCAGCTCAAAGGGAACCTAAGGATAGAATATCAGAGCAAATTTATTGCGCCTGTGGTTTAGATAATATTAATGTTGAGGTGAACTGGGCCGCCTAATAAGGAATTTTTGATGCTCAGACGCCATGTTCTTATGAttgaagtaaaaaaaggaagacaGAAGCTACTATATGGCgctgaatttttttatcttacTTCTTAAATCTTTATTGAAAGGAAGTTCATATATTTAATTCTTGCAACTACCAGATATCTATATTTACACTGCGACTTACCTATAGAGGCTGATTGCGCTTCTTCAATGTATTGCCAAAGTTCAACGTTCAATGATCTGGGttgaaatgaaattctaatatcatctatttagtattatattataacatgcggtgcaagaggttggcataaagattgagaaacagtcatccaatctaatggaagctgaaatgcaaggattgataatgtaataggaaaatgagtgacaacatataaaaggaaagaagataaaataataacactatgtagaactattgatttccttttgtggattcctatatcctcggggaaaacttctagtatattctgtatatctagtattatagcctttagtaacaatggaatcccaacaattatctaattattcacccaatcCTCAGAAATAAATTCAGAAATCCTATAATTCGATTACTTCTGACCTTGCTGTTGTCGTGGCGTGTCTTATTGTATGACGACCACGACGGTTTGAAATAATAGGATACTGATTGCATCCGGGCtatgaagagaaaatggTGATGACATGGATAGACCTTTGTCTATTTGTTGCTTTGTTAAAGCAGTGGATTTGCCCGATATACAAAGAACTGcaaaccttttttttttcgtaaAGTCTATTTGGCATATTTATCTAATTATACGTTGATTATTACTGTTGATCTCTCGGTTTAAGTCTTCAGTATTAGTACCATTTACTTCCACATAACTCCTAATCTTATGTAATTCGATTATGGCCGACCTAGTTACATATTTAATTCAGGGGCAATCCGCCATTATCTTCGTGCTGCATAAgaataaaatcttttctAAATGGCCTGTATCAGTGAGTTTCAGGCATGCCTAGTGTACATTGAGGTGTTACCAAAACTCGCACATAGAGACTAATATACTAGTGAATCCTAAAGTTATTgattaaaaaattgtaCTTCTGTTGAAGTCAAGAGGGCAGTTCCTTGAAAATTGGTTTACATATTGCGTAACTTCTGTAAAAGTACATTGTAAACAcctctttttcctttcaatTTACAAGTTTCAAACGGTAATAACTTGAATATGAGACgcaaaaaaaggaaagtcATATCGATCCTTGCGGGTTGTTTACTATCATAATCTTGCGAAAGAAGCGGTGAGTAAAGGCCCCAAGAATAGCGAGTATAAGGTCAATGAGTGAAGATAGATTGCTATTTTTAACTCtaaataatgaaactaGAGATGTAATGGGATAAAGCATCCGAACTAGTCATCTTCTGCCTTCGGAAAATAACCTGTTGTTACACTGAAAGACATGttttcatcatattttttatcgTAATATTATAGAATTCTCTGCAAGAATTGCAAAAAGGAGCTGTTGTTCGGATTTCAGCTGATCTTTGAATGAGGTTCTATTGATTACGTCTTTTCCAGAAGCCAATACTTTACAAGCAAATGTTTTGTTCGAGAGAAAGATATAAATTATGCTGCATACGCATATccttcattaaaaaaaagaatatatatattgcATACAACTGTATTATAGAGGAATATTAAGCTGTTTTAACGAAAACTGTACGGATATCATATTTTAAATTGGATGGCAAGGAATTACCCTCgaactattttttcatcagaTACTGATGAAATTTCAACTTGTTTTGATGTTGGCTTCTGCTCACCATATTTAGAGTTGTAAACCACAATACCGTTCTTCTTGgcattattcttttcatcgCGTTTATAAAAGTaaagaacaacaaaagTCCAAATAGAAAGACAGAAAGCAGAGCATGCAGTGAAGGTGAACCCCTTTAGATACCTGGGAGCCTCTTCTGTCTTCCAAACCAAAACACTTATCCATGCAGTAGATGATTGAGCCATAATATTCATTGTAACCAAAGTAATAGCTCTAGTTTGAGCATCTCTACGACAAATATCGTTTTGCCAAGAGTATAAAACAGGGGCCATAGCCCAACCAAAACATTGCAGGATAAACGCAAACCATTTGGCTCCTTCTGCGACGTCCCAAGCGGCTAATATGGAGTTACcaatgatattgaaaacttGGGTAAAAATAATTGCAAACCAACGAGAATGTAATTTATCTGCAATAACACCAGTGAGCATCAAATAAACCATACCTAAACCAGGGGTGATCATGGATAACTGATTGACCTTGGGAATAGAGTATCTgttcaaagatttcaacCATAGTAGGTATGCGCCAGATGAAACATTACTGTCATTCcaacagaaaatattccaTAAAGTTAAAATGTATATTTTCCAATCACTGAAAATTGTTTTCCACAGTTTAACATCAAATACTTTTGTATCAAAATTACTTTTTCCTgtttggttttcttttaatctTTTCCTAGCCAATctaatttcatcatcagttAAGAAGATAGAATAACAGTTGTATGGGTCACCTGGTAGGGAGTAAAAGCCAATAAGGCCCACCACGACAGACACAATAGCGTCAATAATAAAGTTCCATCTCCATCCTTCTAAACCATTTACACCATTTAATGACGAATACACAGCTGACTGAATACCACCAGCAGATAAGATACCGATATACTGAcccaaataataaaaagcaGAACGACGCACCATTTCATCATGTTTGTAAAAAGAACCAAACAAATATTGATATGCCAAGTAACTTGGTGCTTCAAAAGCAccaataaaaaatctaaTTGCCTTCAAGTGTGGCACAGAATTGACATACGCAGCACCGACGGTTAATAGGGACCAACATAAGTCTAAAGTTGGTAGAACATAATTTAGTGGAAGTTTGTTCAGGTAGATCAAAAAAGGCAGTTGAAAGATAATGTTACCAATTGTGTACATTACTTGAGTGTTGACTAAATCATTGCCCTGGAAGCCTAAATCTTCTTTCATACCTGAGACGTAAGCGTTGTTTATATTAACAGTATCCAGATATTTGACCCAGTAAGCAATACAAGAATAAAAGGCTAAAAGGACATCTAGTTTAattaatagttttttttcttcaaaagaagtGCCTGCTTTGAACCAACTATACCATTTATTATGTGATCTTTCCTTTTGGTTGATACGATACTCTtgttcatcaaaaaatttccaccATGGCCTATCGGCTTCATCCCTATATTCGTAACTTCCAGTTTCATTCTCGTTGTGTTTATGTTCACTATAACTACTGGTCTCAAAATGGAGTTGATCTTTTTCGCTTGCAGTAGTGATGGCATTTTCCGCTGTTTCATGACTCTGGATACTGTTAGAGATAGTGAAAACTTCTGTTGAATTTAGGTCATCTGGCAAATCGTCCACCTGCCTCTTCACGGGGATAAATCCCCATTTTAATCTTTTGTAAGGGTCTACAATAATCTCCTTAACAATTGAATACATGTatgttatatataaatgCAATAGTTCCCTTTGTAAAATTTGTATCTAACTATAAACAGAAGACAAGAATAAATAGCCAAAAGTTTATTCATCAAAACAGATGAACAGATGAACTAGGTGCTCTTTTATATAGTTCATTTGTACAATAATTGGCCTCCTGATCGCAACACATGTCTCCACTTGGTTTCTTATCTACTTGTGAAGAGATCCGCACTAATGTGCTTCTATTTGTCTTTACACGTTCATTATTAGTAGCAAATTTTGTCCAGTGACACAACCTTAATCATTAcacactttttttttgttatttctAATGATCACATTGGACCATCGGAAAATTGTTCTAACTTTGAAGAACGCCACAGAACGTGACCTGACTATTGTAAAGGTGTCATTCGGTAAGGTAGATCTTCGAGGCTTCAGCACCTCCGTATCATTTAACAGCGTAAATTGTTACTAAAATATAGGGATAAGAAATTGTGTATTCAACAAGATCCGATACCTCCAATTCCGATTTTCTACACATTTTTGCTCTATACACTCTTACGATGCAATTATCCACGTATAAAATCGATGcctcaagaaaaaaaataaaaaaagacacAAAGCAGACGGCATTGTTGGTGTTTAACCAATTAGAATTGTACTGGGTGAATGGCGAACTAAGCTATCTGTTATCGTAGATAAAGAGGTAGCTTAGTTATTCATCGTAGTTTGGTTTCTCTATTTGCTATTACCAGTCACCTTTTGAGGAAGCTGAGGCCTCATAGTATTACTACGCAATTTGTATGAACCTGGAAGCTAAAGTTCTCTTTATACAACAATAGTACCGCTATGAAAGAAGTCTCTTGTAATTGTTTCATTATGAAAGAAACGTCGGACGCAAGCTATCCTTTATGTAAGGAACTGATAGCTCTGCGCACTTGCTACCGATGCTGGGTGGATCTGCATTTTCTAATGTTATCGACTAATTTATAGTCCCAGCATATTAGCAAACAGTGTATCGACGCACGGTCGTCGCCCTCATAGTAAAAGACAGCGATATACTTTGCTCCTAGGTAGCAATCAAGAATAAAGCgtgttggaatgaaattctaatatcatctatttaatattatattataatatggagtgcaagaggatggcataaagattgagaaacagccatccaatctaatggaagctgaaatgcaaggattgataatgtaataggataatgaatgacaacgtataaaaggaaagaagataaggtaataacactatgtagaactatcgattcccttttgtggattcctacatcctcgaggagaacttctagtatattctatatacctaatattatagcctttagtaacaatggaatccaaacaattatctaattattcacacAATTTTCATTACCAATTTTATATCTTGGGGCGTATTTGTAATTCCTTCAGGTAGTAGGCTATAATtattttggattttttggTATAACAGAATTCTTGCACCGCTTGACTTGAAATCGGtattaaaagaatatgTGTGAACTACGGTCAACTAAGAAGACATCAGTAATACAGCATAGAAAAATCAATTCCCCGAAGCAAATATCATGTGAACACTATAATTTAATGTggcattatttttcttattacGATATTACTTGGAAGAAACTGATGGCATTAACCTACTATCAACGTTAAATGCTTCTAAAAActtgttgaaaataaagttaCAAACTCTAAGGTATTTAATATATTAAAGAACTAAGTTAATGGGAAAGAACATGTAAACGCTATAAGcatgaagaaataattaTTAACATAAATGAGATGTCGTGCGTTTACCATACGATTGCCAGCAATATGGTGGAGATAAAAACGCTTACACCATTATTGGCCAATAGACTATTAGCAATGCCAACGTAGGTTGATATTTCTATGGAGGCGGTACTAGATCCTACCATGTTATTTGTGGGGGTATTACGAGGTTGTTGCGACAGAGTGCTCAACCCGGAAGTTGTTAGACCT
This window contains:
- a CDS encoding IMP dehydrogenase, which gives rise to MAAIKDYETALQFAKSLPRLDGLSVQELMDSKIRGGLTYNDFLILPGLVDFASSEVSLQTKLTRNITLNIPLVSSPMDTVTESEMAIFMALSGGIGFIHHNCTPEDQADMVRRVKNYENGFINNPIVISPTTTVGEAKSMKKKYGFAGFPVTEDGKRNAKLVGVITSRDIQFVEDDSLLVQDVMTKNPVTGAQGITLSEGNEILKKIKKGRLLIVDEKGKLVSMLSRTDLMKNQNYPLASKSANTKQLLCGASIGTMDADKERLRLLVKAGLDVVILDSSQGNSIFQLNMLKWVKESFAGLEVIAGNVVTREQAANLIAAGADGLRIGMGTGSICITQEVMACGRPQGTAVYNVCEFANQFGVPCMADGGVQNIGHITKALALGSSTVMMGGMLAGTTESPGEYFYQDGKRLKAYRGMGSIDAMQKTGTKGNASTSRYFSEFDSVLVAQGVSGAVVDKGSIKKFIPYLYNGLQHSCQDIGCRSLTLLKKNVQSGKVRFEFRTASAQLEGGVNNLHSYEKRLHN
- a CDS encoding SRP1/TIP1 family protein (similar to YAL068C), with protein sequence MVKLTSIAAGVAAIAAGASATTTLAQSDERVNLVELGVYVSDIRAHLAQYYMFQAAHPTETYPVEVAEAVFNYGDFTTMLTGISPDQVTRMITGVPWYSTRLKPAISKALSKDGIYTIAN
- the SEO1 gene encoding putative permease SEO1 (permease~similar to YAL067C); this translates as MYSIVKEIIVDPYKRLKWGFIPVKRQVDDLPDDLNSTEVFTISNSIQSHETAENAITTASEKDQLHFETSSYSEHKHNENETGSYEYRDEADRPWWKFFDEQEYRINQKERSHNKWYSWFKAGTSFEEKKLLIKLDVLLAFYSCIAYWVKYLDTVNINNAYVSGMKEDLGFQGNDLVNTQVMYTIGNIIFQLPFLIYLNKLPLNYVLPTLDLCWSLLTVGAAYVNSVPHLKAIRFFIGAFEAPSYLAYQYLFGSFYKHDEMVRRSAFYYLGQYIGILSAGGIQSAVYSSLNGVNGLEGWRWNFIIDAIVSVVVGLIGFYSLPGDPYNCYSIFLTDDEIRLARKRLKENQTGKSNFDTKVFDVKLWKTIFSDWKIYILTLWNIFCWNDSNVSSGAYLLWLKSLNRYSIPKVNQLSMITPGLGMVYLMLTGVIADKLHSRWFAIIFTQVFNIIGNSILAAWDVAEGAKWFAFILQCFGWAMAPVLYSWQNDICRRDAQTRAITLVTMNIMAQSSTAWISVLVWKTEEAPRYLKGFTFTACSAFCLSIWTFVVLYFYKRDEKNNAKKNGIVVYNSKYGEQKPTSKQVEISSVSDEKIVRG